The DNA sequence ACGTGCCTGCGAATGTCTGAGACATGTGCCAAATATTCGTCGGCACCTCCTGCCAAATAAAGCGTAGGAGGAAAGCTGCACTCGGTCATTCTTTGATCATAATCATACCCATCCCGAGGGCTCGTCCATCTTTCGGCCAACATCCAAGCTTTGGTTTGGCGATACAGCGTGGAAGGCTCGTTGTCGCTCCCAAAACCAAACCGTTTTGCAGGCAAATATCCATAAAGCCCGGTCAGCAGAGCTCCTAGTCCAAAGTACCCTAGATTAATATTGAGGAAGCGCTTCACATTCCGCACCTTCTTCGTTCTCACCGTTCCAAAACACATGACAGACAGGACGTTTGAATCGGGAAAACGAGCCAAATATCCTTGTAATAGCACTCCGCCCCAGGAATGCGCGCCCCAATGCATAGGCACATCCGCCCCTCGGATAGACCGAATCTCAGCCAAAGCTGCCGGAATGTCCTCCAGAATGGCTTCAGGGTTTCCATAATCACTTCCTCGCTGGACCGGAGGAACACTTTTGCCTCTTCCCCGCAAATCAATCGCGTAGACATCATAGCCTTTCGAAGCCAACCAAGGTCCCCATCCTTTTCCGCTTTGGGAATAAAAAATGCGGCCATTTTCAACACTCCCATGTACCAGAAATACCACTGGTCCTTCAGGATTGGTGAATAGCCGCTGGATATGGAGGGTGTCTGTATCGTTGACGGGAACGAAAAGCGAGGTCATTTCCATGATCGAACTTACACATTCTGGCCCGCTCTCCGCATATTAAACGCTTCAGAATCTTCCGAACCGGTCAAGGAAGCTGCACATCATAGAGCTTTGCCATCTGACGGTTATTGATCTGAGGCGGAGTCAACCGGAAAACAACATTCCGAAGGGATTGGAGGGGCACACTGCGAATATGCGCCATCCGACCGATCATCCAAGAAGTCTTGACGATTTCCCGACACCTTTTGACACGGTAATGATCAAACGCTCGCAATCGTTCCGACATGGGCAGTTCTTCTGACATCAAGGATACCCATGTAGCTGCATCTTCGATGGACATTCCCGCCCCTTGTCCCATGTTGGGAGTCATGGCATGGGCAGCGTCACCGATTAGCAAAATATTTCCTTTGGAGTATGACGAGAGCGGTTCAAAATCATAGAGATCATGGTGGAGCAGTGAGGCGTCTTTCGAGGCAGCCAACACTTGAACCACATCGGGATGGAATTCAGCATACTCCCGCTGCAAATCGTCCATGCTCCAATCACGCATGTTAGGATCTCTAGCGGGTCCAGAAACGACCGCAAACCAATACACTCGATCTCGGGAAAGTGGCACAATTCCAAATCGCTTGGATGGCCCCCAAGTCTCGGTCATCCCCAGTTTCTCCAACCGGGCTCGCGGAAATGGGACGACTCCACGCCAACAGGTATACCCACCATACCTCATAGAGACCGCTCCAAAAAGATGTTGACGGACGACCGAGTGAATGCCGTCAGCCCCGATCAACAAGTCTCCAGAAAAGTCCCTGCCATCCTCAGCGCGCACAATGATCTTGCCCTCCGTTTCCTGAATGCCTTGGATATTGACCCCTTCTTCCAAAACTCCTTCGGGTAGAATCCCTTTCAAAGTCTCCACCATCTCCTTCCGATGAATGGAATGGCTGGGACTGCTGAGCGTCTCTCCCAGACGTTCAGTATCAGTCGAACCCAGCATTACGCCTCGATGATTTAGGATGGACATTTGGGGAATGGGATGTACAATGGGTAGGAGGATCTCCGCAAGGCCCAGACGATCTAAAGCCTTCCATGCATTGCCTCCCAAGACGAGGCCAGCCCCAAGACCGACTAGCTCTGGACTCCGTTCAAGCAGCTTGACCGAAATCCCCTGTTTCGTCAGACCGATTGCCGTACACAATCCGGCTATGCCTGCGCCCACGATGATGACTGTTGGTTGGTTCATTTTGATTGCTGTTTCCCAATCATACGGCAATTAGCTCAAATGAGCTAATTTTTATCCCAGAAATTTTGTGCGACCTTTGAAGCAAATCGAGGCAGCCTTGCATTCAATCGAAACATGCTCACAACGCCTCATCAAATGGGACACTGCTATGTGCGAAGACATGACCAAATGCTGGGTGGAATTAGTCGGATGGATTGGCTCTTTCCTGATCTTGGGGTGCTACTTGGCTATATCGATGGGCAAGGTAAAGGGGAATTCGTTTTGGTATCAGATGTTCAATATCCTGGGGGCGATCTGCCTGATCATCAATACCTACTACAATCGCGCTTTACCAGCCACCTTCCTCAATGCAGTATGGGCATTGATCGGGGTAGTGACGCTGATAAAAGCAAAGAAAGAGGCCCAATCTTCTCCTAATTCCTGATTTCCATTCATGACCACAAAATCCCGTATCCTCGAAACGGCCAGACATCTCTACAATACTCATGGAGTCGACAAAGTAACGGCTCGACACATTGCCTCGGAAATGGGTATTTCGGACGGCAATCTCCGCTACCATTTCAAAACCCGAGAGGACATCGTATTTGCGCTCTACCTACAATTGGTGGGGGGCATGGACGAGGTATTTGCCTTTGATCCACAAGCGGCATTGGACTTCAATCAGATGTTCCACACGATTCATGGAGCGTTTTCCCAGATGTATGAATATCGGTTTTTGATGCAGGATTTCGCCTCATTGGTTCGCCAAATCCCCAAGATTGGCCAACACTTCCGAGCATTGAATGAGGTGCGCAAATTGGCATTTGAGCAGGTGTTTCAGGGGGCGATCGAACAAGGCTGGCTCAGAAAACCCCTTTACCCGGGAGAATACCAAGAGCTGCTGGAACGCATGGAAATCCTTTCGGACTTCTGGATGAGTGCCGCGCAGATTCGTTACCAAGGTCCTGCAGCCGAGATGGTGCAACATTATGCCCAGCTTGTATTGAAAGGGATGGTGCCTTACCTGACCCCTTCAGGACTTGCGCAATTTCAGCAGCAATTCCCTTAGGAGCGATTGGCGATGAATACGCCAACCAAAATGATCGCCACGCCCAATATCTGCTGCAAGGAGATCATCTCACCATCTACCATGCCCCATCCCACTGCTACAATCGGAATCAGATAGGTCAGGGAAGCTGCGAATACGGGATTGGTTTTTTGGACGAGTCGATAGAATAAAATCAGCGCAAAGGCGGTTCCCACAATCGACAGCAAAACGATATACCCAAATGCCGTCCAAGCATGAGGATCATTGGCAAAGACCGTCAAGAATGATTGATCGAACATCAGATAAATCGAATACGGAATCGCACCTGCCAGCAAAGCAAAACCTGATGCTTGGGCACTGGGCGTGTGATTGAGATAGCGTTTCATGACATTGGTACTGATCCCGTACAGAAATGTCGCCAGCACCGCCACTCCAGCAAATCCAATATGGGAGGTCAGATCTACCTTCTCCTCGCCTCCCAACACCAACATCAGGGCTCCTGAAAATCCGATGATTACCCCCACAATTTGGGTTTTGCTCACCTTGAGATGGAAAAACATGCTCCCCACGATAATGACAAATAGCGGAGTCAATGCATTCAAGGCACCTGTCGTGGCACTATTGAGCACAGTCTCAGCGAGTGGGAATAGGAATGCGGGAATCGCATTTCCCAAAATGCCTACGCAAGCGCTCCACAACCATTCCTGGCGAGACATATTTCGCGCCTTACCGGCAATGAATGGTGCGAGGGCAATTCCTGCCAAAGCGATTCGCAACGCACCAATCTGAAGGGGTGTGAAGGATTCCAGACCACGCTTCATCAAGATAAAAGAGCTGCCCCAGATCACTGTCAAGATGAGAAGCAACATCCACGAAAACCAACCAGCTTGTTTTCCCATGGGTTTTGGAAAGCTTGAAAATCAAGCCGCAAACTTAGTGTTTTTCAGCTTCCGCGCACGCATGGTTTTCCACAATTGTATGGGAAAAACGGCATGCAGTTCATGCAGGGATTTCCCTTAAATTTGAGTCTTCAGCTCCTAGATCATCTTTTCATGGAATCCAGCCTACAAACTGCGCTTCACCAATTTTTTGCGCACGCCTCGCAATTCAACATCAAAGGGATATTGGACGCACTTCCTCCGGTGTATTTCGAATGGGTGCCCCGAGCCAAAATGGAGCAGATGATGGAAGGACTCAACGACGACCCTGTTTTTTCAGTGGAGTTGGCTGATTATCAAATCAAGCAAATCTCTCCCATTACTTCCGCCTCTGACACGTCCTATGCCCGCGTGGAATATGGATTTTACATGACGCTGACGCTCAATCGCGATGAAGTTTCGCTGGAGCAAGAAAAAGAGTTGGTGAAATTGTGGGAAGACCGATTTGGAAAAACGCAGGTAGGATTTGACCACAGTGATGGTGTCGGTGTAATCCGTCGGGAAGCTACGCTCATTGCGATGGAAGACCATCACGTTCGGGGTTGGAAATTGATGGAATACAAGCCCCACCTCCGTCGATTTGTGGAGGAATTGGTACCCTATGAAGTGAGAATGGAATTGGGGTTCACCTGATGATAGGAGTAGCTTGAATTTACTTTTTCCGCTTCTCTTGAAAAAAGGCCTGCATCAGTCCTCGGCAAGCATCTGACTCGACTCCGCCTTGCACGATGGTTTTGGGATGTAAAAGGGAAGGTTGATGTCGAGAAAACCCCGTTTTGGGTTCAGATGCACCATAAACAACCCTTCCCAGTTGAGCCCACTTGATCGCCCCAGCACACATGACACAGGGTTCGATGGTCACGAAGAGCGTACAATCTTGAAGGTATTTGGCTCCGAAATACTCACATGCCGCGGTGATTGCCAGCATTTCGGCATGGGCGGTAGGATCGTGCAGACGCTCGGTTTGATTGTAGCCTTTTCCGACAATTCGATAATTGGCCACCACCACCGCTCCAATGGGAATTTCTCCTTCCTCATAGGCTTGTTCGGCCAGCATCAGGGCTTGCCGCATAAAATGATCGTCAGAATGAATGGAGAGCATTATTCCATTTGCATGAGTTCCAGATAGAGTTTCCCGAGCGGCAATCCCATGACATTGTAGAAATCGCCTTCAATGTGGTCCACTCCTACCATCCCGATCCACTCCTGAATGCCGTAGGCTCCAGCTTTGTCCAAGGGGCGATAATTCTCTACATAATAATCAATCTCTGAATCTCTGAGATCACGAAAGGTCACCTTTGTCTCATCCGAGAAGCTCCGGAAGCGGCCTTTGTGGAACAAGGTGACGCCTGTGATTACATGGTGGGATTTACCGGAAAGCATTTTCAGCATTCGGGTCGCTTCCTTCAGATCGGCAGGTTTTCCGAGGACCTTGTCCTTGATGGTGACGATGGTATCAGCCGTGATGACGATGTTGTCTCCGCACAAATCGTCATATGCTTTCGCCTTATTTTCGGAAATCATGACCGCAACGGCGCGTGGATGAATGTCATCATAGATAATTTCTTCCACATCCCGGCCGACGATTTCAAATTCGAAACCAGCATCAGCGAGCAATTGGTGTCTACGAGGCGACTTGGAGGCGAGTACCAGCGGAGCTTTTGTATTCATACTGTAAATCTACATGCCTCCCCAGAAAATCAAAAGCGCCGAAGCAGGTCGAATAATCTCGAATCTTACGCCTAACCATTTCCCGATCCATCGGTTAATGACATCTACAACGCCCGAAAACAGCTTTAGCCTGCTCATCAATTTGAATCAACATGAAACGTATCAACCGATCGTATCTGGGAATCACTGCATTGGCTGTCTGTCTTTGGATCGGCCTTCAAGCTTGTGGTTCCTCTACGGATACCAACAACAAAGAACATGAACACGCTGATAGTACACATACAGATACTACAGCATCTATCTCTACGCCTGCACCCGTGGAATACGGGGGAGTGAGTTCCTCGTCGTCATCTTCTGATGCCGAAGCTTCTTCCGAAGCATCTTCAAATGAACCAGATAGCTCTAATGCAGCGCTCGAAGCCGCCGCAGCAACCGCTACGGGGGCAGCATTGGCCGAGCATAGCGGGGATGATCTAGAGATCGAAGAAGTTTCCGAATCTGAGGAAATCATCGAGGAAGAACTACCTGATCCCAATGTCATTCTTCAAGACGAGGAACTAGCGCCAGTGGCGATGATGTCAGGAGCGGCTGTCTATAGCGCCGAAGACGTGGATCTGATTCCTACCACGCGGAAGTGTGCGGAAAAATCGGACAACAATTCCCGCAAATCTTGCCTGCACGATTACTTTGCCAACTATCTCAATGAAAATCTAGATTATCCAGTCGATGCGCGCGACAACGGCATCCAAGGTGTTTCTACTGTGAGAATGGTGGTCGATGAAAAAGGGCGGATTGCAGATGTCTCTGTTGTGGATGGAGCAGCTCCCAATGACAATACCAAGCTCACCAATGCAGAGTCCGACATGTACACCATGCTCGACAATGAAGCTGTGAGATGCGTGCGCAGTATGCCTCATTTGGCACCAGCAACGCACAATGGCAATCCAATCTCTACTGCCTACAATATTCCGGTTGCATTCAAATTGCGGAACTAGGCGTTTGGACCTTCTTGAAAAAATAACCCCATCCTTAGGCGTTCAAAGTCTAAGGATGGGGATTTATGTTTTTTGGGAGAATGATCAGGAATCCGTTTTGGACGCCATGTCCTTGGCTATTTCATCCAGCGTATCATAGAATTTCTCACCAAACTTGCGGATAATCGCTTCTTTGGCAAATTGATAAACTGACAGGCCCGTTGTGGCACCATGACTACAAGCCGCAGAGCAGATATCCCAGCGGTCGTAGTTGACGGCTTCGAATGTAGGGAATTTGGTCACACGGATGGGGTACAGGTGGCAGGAGACAGGTTTTCTGAACGAAATCTTTCCATCTCTCCAGGCCTGTTCGATGGTGCAGAGCGCAACGCCTTTGTCGTCAAAAGCGACGTAAGCACACTCCCGGTCATTTACCAATGGTGTAGAATCATCACCCGTAAAGTCCACCACATGGGTGCCCTGTTCCTCAACCGCGGCAATGCCTTCTGGTCGCATGTAGGGCTTGACTTCTGGATAAATTTTCTTGAGGATGGGCAATTCTTTTTTCTCCAAAGGAGCACCCAATTCCCCCTCCACGCAGCAAGCACCCTTGCATTTGGAGATGTCACATGTGAACAACTGTTCCATGACATCCATGCTGACCAATTTGTCCTCAATCTGAATCATGACCTTCGATAAGCGCTATTCCAATCAATACAATCGGGTAGATTGGCTTTCCGCCCGTAGCGAAACAGAACCTTGATCGATTCCTGAAATCCAATTGATACCCGGTTTTGTACCGGGGGCAAATATACCGAATTTGTCAGATTGACCGAGTGCTTCCGCTCCGGCCACAGTAGCCATTTTCACGCATTGATGAAGAGAAACCTCTGGAAAATGGCATTGAAGCCACTGGATCTCCGGGAAAATTCCCAGATCATCATTCGAAGCCAAACTATCTGTCCCCAAGCAAACTCGATCTGTACGTTCCAAAAACAAGGTGGGATCAGGTCCTTTGCCGTGAATATATTCATTGGATCTCGGGCAAAGGCAGAAATGCACTTGCGGAACTTGGGACATGATTTCAGTCAATTCTGTTGAGTTCAATTCTGTGTTGTGGACCAACATCAAATGTTGATTTTGAGGAATGTGTGACTTGAACACCTCCCAAGCAGATTGAAATCTAGATACGTCCACCTCCACCCCGATCATTCGGTAGAATTCCAAAAATGCCCCGCTATGTTGGCGAAAGAGTTCCGCTTCCTCTTGGGACTCCATCCAATGAATCGACATGAGGTCTTGAGCTTGCCCGAATAAGCGAGTCAATAACTCCTGCGACATGGAATAAGGTGCGTGAGGCGTCAAGGAGGCAGATAACCCTGCTTGTTGAAATTCAGCTAGTAAATCTCTGCCCTTTTCAAATGCCTTCGCCGCAAAATCAGGATTCGAACCAAAGACCTCTACGAATGTGTGCGTGAAAACTTCTGGATGAGCTCGCTTGATTTCAAGGCTGCTCGCATCGTTGGAGATATCTCCTATGCACACCACCCCTTCACGGTGAAGTTCCTGCATTTCCTGAATCATGGCTTGCCGCATTTCCTCCGCTCCTATACCTGAGCGTGTCTTTACGATGGAGGTAATAAAGGGGATCATTCCCGTTTCTTTCGGGATTTTTCCTTTCAAGCCGGAGAGTTCCAAATGGACATGAGCATTCACATAACCGGGGACCAATGCTCCTGAATAGTGCTTGGGCTGATCTTCAGGGCGGATGGGCCTAAGCGAGGAAATGGTTCCATCAGGCTGAACTTCGAGGACATGATCCGTCAACCATCGATCAGGGCCAAAGATCAAGTCAGCAGATATCAAGGAAGCATTCATGGGGGAAATCATTCTGATCATGCAAAAACGGCAGCCACCGAAGCATAGCCGATGCGGAATTATGCACAAAGCTGCCTATATTCATCCATAGACACAAGGAGTCTGACCAATGCAAAAGGCCCTTCGTGCAAGGAATACTCAGCTAAGTTCATGGACTCACATTCATTGTCCAAACCCCTCAATCGGTACATAGATTACACCTTATTGAAGGTCGGCGCAACGATCGAGCAACTCAAGGTTCTTTGTACAGAGGCAGATCGGCATGGTTTTGCTGCGGTTTGCGTTTCACCATGCTATGTGGAGAAAGCGTGCGAATTTCTCCAAAACCCAGATGTCAAGGTTTGCTCAGTTGTGGGATTTCCACACGGTCTCAACCTGACCCGGACCAAGCTCAGCGAAAGTACCCATCTGCTCAAAGCTGGGGCCCAGGAGCTGGACATGGTCATCAATCTCAACTGGCTCAAGAATGAGAGCTGGAAGAAGTTGAGAAATGAAATTTCGAAATTTCAGACCTTATGCGAAGATGCACAAGCCACGAGTAAGGTCATTGTAGAATCAGGATTGTTGGACCTTGGGGAAGTTCGCAGGATTTGCGAAATTTGTACCCAAGTCGGAGTTGATTTCGTTAAGACATCAACCGGATTTGCTGGGGTGGGTGCAGAGATCGACAAGGTCGTTTTCATGCGGGACATGCTACCCGACACGATCCGGATCAAGGCATCAGGTGGCATACGGACCCCTGAACAAGCCCAACGATTTATCCAAGCCGGTGCAGACCGCATTGGCACATCATCTTTGATCATCGAATCATGAAGATTCTCGCTTTACTGCTTGCCAGTGCCCTCACCCTCCCTGTAGCTCCTTCCCATGAAGACGGAGATGGGAAAAAGAAGAAAAAAGGAAAAGATCAATACCATAAATACGAGCAGGAAGATGTCACGGTCTATCGCGACCGAACGACCTTCCATTTGCCCGAGCCTTCCTTGATCACCACGGAACAAGTATCTGAGGTGAAACAGGCAGTTCCTCTAGCGCCTCTATTCTCCGGGAATCAGCAATTGATCATCGATCAAAGCCCACTGCTGTCCCAACTAGTCAACAAGCACGTTGCCATAGGCAAGGCCACCAAAAAGCTTGACGGATACCGAATTCAGGTGTATGCCGGTTCCAACCGTCAGCAGGCCATCAAGATGAAGCAAGAGCTTCTTGCCAAGTACCCCAACTTTGCCAGCTACGACGACTACATTTCTCCGAATTATGTCGTCCGTATTGGCGATTTTCTGGATAAAGAGGAAGCCTTGCTATTTCGTCGTGAACTTAGATTGGCATTCCCTGGCGCCTTCATCGTGCCTACTCGGGTGAATATCCCCAAACTGAAGAATTTGGAGGAAGAAGACCAAATGGTCGATGAAAATGGCTTCCCAGTGCTGCCAGATCGTCCATCTTCCGAAAATGAGGAAGAAGATCCTCGGGAAGAATAAATCCAGGTTTCTCCTTCAACCATACAAGCGGCTATCTCCCACAAGAGGTAGCCGCTTGTCTTTGATCCAAATGAAAAACGGGGACGTTCTGGATGAACCTCCCCGCTTGAGTTTTATGGGTGATCAGCTAGAAGTCCAGCTTCAATTCTTGAATCAGGAAGAGCAAGTACATCAATAAAAGGATCCATCCTTCCCAGCGATTGACAATTCGATCCTTGACAATGATGACGCACAAGAGCGTTACCCCGAGCATCATGGGAAGGCTGAAGTTGAGGATTCCGTCAGGTACGACAATTGCCCCAAACATTCTGGGGATTCCGACCACTGCGAAAATATTGAAGACATTGGAGCCCAATACGTTTCCGACGGCCATCTCTGCATTTCCATTGCGGATAGCCACGAGGGATACCACGAGTTCTGGAAGCGATGTCCCCAGAGCGACAGCAGTCAAGGCAATGACTTCTTCGCCTATTTCAAGAATCTGCGAAAGCTCGATGATGGACTCGACATTATACTTGGCTGACAAATAAATGAAAGCACTACTGACGATCAGAATGATGGGTTCTTTCCAATGAATCTTAGAATCAGTCGAATCCTCCTCGCCTTTCTTCTCCTTTTCATCTCTTCCGAGTTGGACCACATACATCAGATACATGATCAATGCAGCCATCAGGATGAGTCCTTCCATGAAAGAAATGACCCCATCCATCGAAATGAGATACATCAAAATAGCCGCACCGAGCATCATCGGTAGATCTACCCGCATGACATCGAATTGCAAGGAGACCTTTCTGGCGACGATCCCCACAAGACCGAGGACCAAACATATATTGGTGATATTCGAGCCAAGCACGTTTCCGACCACGATCACGGAAGTACTAGATCCGCCCAGTACCGCAGCAATGGAAGTGACCAGTTCTGGGAGGGAGGTTCCCATGGCGATCAGGGTGA is a window from the Pontibacter sp. G13 genome containing:
- a CDS encoding TetR/AcrR family transcriptional regulator, which gives rise to MTTKSRILETARHLYNTHGVDKVTARHIASEMGISDGNLRYHFKTREDIVFALYLQLVGGMDEVFAFDPQAALDFNQMFHTIHGAFSQMYEYRFLMQDFASLVRQIPKIGQHFRALNEVRKLAFEQVFQGAIEQGWLRKPLYPGEYQELLERMEILSDFWMSAAQIRYQGPAAEMVQHYAQLVLKGMVPYLTPSGLAQFQQQFP
- a CDS encoding DUF3109 family protein — translated: MIQIEDKLVSMDVMEQLFTCDISKCKGACCVEGELGAPLEKKELPILKKIYPEVKPYMRPEGIAAVEEQGTHVVDFTGDDSTPLVNDRECAYVAFDDKGVALCTIEQAWRDGKISFRKPVSCHLYPIRVTKFPTFEAVNYDRWDICSAACSHGATTGLSVYQFAKEAIIRKFGEKFYDTLDEIAKDMASKTDS
- the deoC gene encoding deoxyribose-phosphate aldolase, which encodes MDSHSLSKPLNRYIDYTLLKVGATIEQLKVLCTEADRHGFAAVCVSPCYVEKACEFLQNPDVKVCSVVGFPHGLNLTRTKLSESTHLLKAGAQELDMVINLNWLKNESWKKLRNEISKFQTLCEDAQATSKVIVESGLLDLGEVRRICEICTQVGVDFVKTSTGFAGVGAEIDKVVFMRDMLPDTIRIKASGGIRTPEQAQRFIQAGADRIGTSSLIIES
- a CDS encoding SPOR domain-containing protein; the protein is MKILALLLASALTLPVAPSHEDGDGKKKKKGKDQYHKYEQEDVTVYRDRTTFHLPEPSLITTEQVSEVKQAVPLAPLFSGNQQLIIDQSPLLSQLVNKHVAIGKATKKLDGYRIQVYAGSNRQQAIKMKQELLAKYPNFASYDDYISPNYVVRIGDFLDKEEALLFRRELRLAFPGAFIVPTRVNIPKLKNLEEEDQMVDENGFPVLPDRPSSENEEEDPREE
- a CDS encoding FAD-dependent oxidoreductase codes for the protein MNQPTVIIVGAGIAGLCTAIGLTKQGISVKLLERSPELVGLGAGLVLGGNAWKALDRLGLAEILLPIVHPIPQMSILNHRGVMLGSTDTERLGETLSSPSHSIHRKEMVETLKGILPEGVLEEGVNIQGIQETEGKIIVRAEDGRDFSGDLLIGADGIHSVVRQHLFGAVSMRYGGYTCWRGVVPFPRARLEKLGMTETWGPSKRFGIVPLSRDRVYWFAVVSGPARDPNMRDWSMDDLQREYAEFHPDVVQVLAASKDASLLHHDLYDFEPLSSYSKGNILLIGDAAHAMTPNMGQGAGMSIEDAATWVSLMSEELPMSERLRAFDHYRVKRCREIVKTSWMIGRMAHIRSVPLQSLRNVVFRLTPPQINNRQMAKLYDVQLP
- a CDS encoding energy transducer TonB yields the protein MKRINRSYLGITALAVCLWIGLQACGSSTDTNNKEHEHADSTHTDTTASISTPAPVEYGGVSSSSSSSDAEASSEASSNEPDSSNAALEAAAATATGAALAEHSGDDLEIEEVSESEEIIEEELPDPNVILQDEELAPVAMMSGAAVYSAEDVDLIPTTRKCAEKSDNNSRKSCLHDYFANYLNENLDYPVDARDNGIQGVSTVRMVVDEKGRIADVSVVDGAAPNDNTKLTNAESDMYTMLDNEAVRCVRSMPHLAPATHNGNPISTAYNIPVAFKLRN
- a CDS encoding CBU_0592 family membrane protein; its protein translation is MKQIEAALHSIETCSQRLIKWDTAMCEDMTKCWVELVGWIGSFLILGCYLAISMGKVKGNSFWYQMFNILGAICLIINTYYNRALPATFLNAVWALIGVVTLIKAKKEAQSSPNS
- a CDS encoding Maf family nucleotide pyrophosphatase, with translation MNTKAPLVLASKSPRRHQLLADAGFEFEIVGRDVEEIIYDDIHPRAVAVMISENKAKAYDDLCGDNIVITADTIVTIKDKVLGKPADLKEATRMLKMLSGKSHHVITGVTLFHKGRFRSFSDETKVTFRDLRDSEIDYYVENYRPLDKAGAYGIQEWIGMVGVDHIEGDFYNVMGLPLGKLYLELMQME
- a CDS encoding calcium/sodium antiporter, producing the protein MPEFVVWGIVFVVSLGVLVLAADFFIKSAERIGLAIGIPPFLVGVTLIAMGTSLPELVTSIAAVLGGSSTSVIVVGNVLGSNITNICLVLGLVGIVARKVSLQFDVMRVDLPMMLGAAILMYLISMDGVISFMEGLILMAALIMYLMYVVQLGRDEKEKKGEEDSTDSKIHWKEPIILIVSSAFIYLSAKYNVESIIELSQILEIGEEVIALTAVALGTSLPELVVSLVAIRNGNAEMAVGNVLGSNVFNIFAVVGIPRMFGAIVVPDGILNFSLPMMLGVTLLCVIIVKDRIVNRWEGWILLLMYLLFLIQELKLDF
- a CDS encoding DMT family transporter, with amino-acid sequence MGKQAGWFSWMLLLILTVIWGSSFILMKRGLESFTPLQIGALRIALAGIALAPFIAGKARNMSRQEWLWSACVGILGNAIPAFLFPLAETVLNSATTGALNALTPLFVIIVGSMFFHLKVSKTQIVGVIIGFSGALMLVLGGEEKVDLTSHIGFAGVAVLATFLYGISTNVMKRYLNHTPSAQASGFALLAGAIPYSIYLMFDQSFLTVFANDPHAWTAFGYIVLLSIVGTAFALILFYRLVQKTNPVFAASLTYLIPIVAVGWGMVDGEMISLQQILGVAIILVGVFIANRS
- a CDS encoding alpha/beta fold hydrolase, whose amino-acid sequence is MTSLFVPVNDTDTLHIQRLFTNPEGPVVFLVHGSVENGRIFYSQSGKGWGPWLASKGYDVYAIDLRGRGKSVPPVQRGSDYGNPEAILEDIPAALAEIRSIRGADVPMHWGAHSWGGVLLQGYLARFPDSNVLSVMCFGTVRTKKVRNVKRFLNINLGYFGLGALLTGLYGYLPAKRFGFGSDNEPSTLYRQTKAWMLAERWTSPRDGYDYDQRMTECSFPPTLYLAGGADEYLAHVSDIRRHVEPLLDGQTEMWVLSQKAGNHHDYGHNDMLTHKDAPLDHFPKMLDWMKRWES
- a CDS encoding nucleoside deaminase; the protein is MLSIHSDDHFMRQALMLAEQAYEEGEIPIGAVVVANYRIVGKGYNQTERLHDPTAHAEMLAITAACEYFGAKYLQDCTLFVTIEPCVMCAGAIKWAQLGRVVYGASEPKTGFSRHQPSLLHPKTIVQGGVESDACRGLMQAFFQEKRKK
- a CDS encoding amidohydrolase family protein; this translates as MNASLISADLIFGPDRWLTDHVLEVQPDGTISSLRPIRPEDQPKHYSGALVPGYVNAHVHLELSGLKGKIPKETGMIPFITSIVKTRSGIGAEEMRQAMIQEMQELHREGVVCIGDISNDASSLEIKRAHPEVFTHTFVEVFGSNPDFAAKAFEKGRDLLAEFQQAGLSASLTPHAPYSMSQELLTRLFGQAQDLMSIHWMESQEEAELFRQHSGAFLEFYRMIGVEVDVSRFQSAWEVFKSHIPQNQHLMLVHNTELNSTELTEIMSQVPQVHFCLCPRSNEYIHGKGPDPTLFLERTDRVCLGTDSLASNDDLGIFPEIQWLQCHFPEVSLHQCVKMATVAGAEALGQSDKFGIFAPGTKPGINWISGIDQGSVSLRAESQSTRLY